A segment of the Chryseobacterium scophthalmum genome:
AATTTGCACTTTATTTTCTTCTAAAAATTTTTGAGTTTCTATTTGCTGGTGAAAAGGATGCGTTTCTATTTGATTGATTGCCGGAACAAATCCGCTATTGGCAATTAAATCAGCAATTCTGTCGGGATGAAAGTTGGCAACCCCAATTGCCCTTATTTTTCCCTGAAAATAGAGCTCCTGCATCGCTCTCCAAGAACCGAATACATCTCCGTAAGGCTGATGAATAAGATAGAGGTCTAAATAATCCAGCTGAAGATTTTTCAAAGACTTTTCAAACGCTTTCAATGTATTTTCGTAACCTGCATCCTGAACCCAAAGTTTCGTCGTGATAAAAAGATCTTCTCTGGGAATACCACTATTTTTTATCGCTTTACCCACGGCTTCTTCGTTAAGATAAGAAGCGGCCGTATCAATTGATCTGTATCCTGTTTCGATGGCATCCAAAACTGCCTGTTCACATTCTTTAGGATCAGGAATTTGAAAGACCCCAAAGCCCAAAACAGGCATCTGTAATCCGTTGTTTAATGTTATATTGTACATCTTTTAATTGTATTTGAACGTTTGTTATGCAAAGTTCCCAATTGATAACGGGCTTGCTGGTATACAGATTACTGCATTTATAACCAATATTACCGATAATGCTGTAATGGCTTTAATTTGAATATTTTAATATGTAATTTCGCCGTATCAAAAAGATAAGATCATGAGTAAAGTAGTTAATTTTGAAACGGTCGACGATTATAATCAGTTTAATAATCATGAGACTTTGCATCCTTTGGTAAGCATTATTGATTTTTCTAAAGCTCACCCAAGAACCGGCTCTAAAATGAACTTTAACTTATACTGTATTTTTTTGAAAGATGTAAAATGTGGTGATTTAAAATATGGCCGTGCAACTTACGATTATCAGCAAGGTACTTTGGTTTTTGTTTCTCCGGGACAGATTCTGGAGGTAGAGAATAAAACAGATCTATATCAACCGACAGGACACGGAATTGCTTTTCATCCGGATCTAATTAAAGGAACATCTTTGGCAAAAGCAATTTCAGAATATCATTTTTTCAGCTATAATACCAATGAAGCGCTTCATCTTTCAGCTAAAGAACGTCAATTGATTCTTGATCTTTTTGGTATTATTGATAATGAATTGAAACAATCTGTAGATAAACACAGTAAAAAACTTATCACATCCAATATCGAATTGTTCTTTAATTATTGTGAACGCTTTTACGACCGCCAGTTTATCACCCGTGAAAATGTAAACAAAGGACTTTTAGAAAAATTTGAACATTTATTGAATACCTATTTTTCATCTGATAAACCTTATTCTGTAGGATTGCCTTCTGTTGCTTATTGCGCCGATCAATTGCATTTATCTGCCAATTATTTCGGCGATCTAATAAAAAAAGAAACCGGTAAAACTGCTCAGGAGTATATTCAGAATAAAATAATCGATGTAGCGAAAGAAAGGGTTTTTAATATTGACCAATCGATAAGTCAGATCGCTTACGAATTGGGATTCAAATATCCACAGCATTTTATTAGACTTTTTAAACAGAGAACTGGCGTAACACCTAATGAATTTAGAAATTTAAATTAAGGCTGTATTTTATTTCATAAAAATCATAGCTCAGAATTATTTTAAAATAAATTGAACCAACTTTGAGCATCATTGATAGAAAAAGCAACACCCATAAATTTGGATGTTGCTTTTTTTAATCACAGAATTATAGTTTTAAAATCAATGCGCATGATCGCCAGAATTTGATAATTTGGCATTCACAAAAAAGGCACCTTTTGTAACCACAGATGCCTCTGCAGGAATTTCGTTAACGGTAGTAATTGCCGTATATCCCATATCGGAAGAACCTTTTACAACTTCTATTTTTTCAAAATTGACTGTCTTAGATTCTTTTTGGTTTGTTTTCTCTTCGTGTGCGTGTTCGCCTTTTTCTTCAGCGTGTTCTTCAGGTTTTTTATTGGTTTTAATAAAAATATAATATTTACTGTCTGCTTCTACGATGGCTTCATTAGGAACAGCCGGTGTTGTACTTTTATCAAGGCTTACAATTCCGGTAATATTCATTCCGTCGATTAATCCGGCCTTATTTCCAGTGACAGAACAGTGTACAGAAATGGTTTTGCTTTCGTTTTCAAAAGATGAACCGATGCTGAATATTTTTGCATCGTACTCCGTTTCCGGGTTGTTAGTCAGTTTAAAATGAACGATTTGCCCGACTTTCATTTTTGGCAAATCTTTTTCAAAAACCTGTAAATCAAGATGCAGAGAACCATTATCAATCACATCTGCGACAGGAGATGAAATATCAATGTAACTTCCTATCTGTGCAGAAATATTACTTACCGTTCCGCTAATTGGCGATGTGATGACCAAACCTGAACGTAAATTACCATTATTCACATTTGCAGGGTTAATTCCCATAATCTGAAGCTGTCTTTGTAAAGATGATTTTTGAGTCCTTAAGGTTTTCAGTTCGGCATCAGAACTTTGCAAGTTTTTCTTTGCACCGGCATCATTATCAAACAATTCTTTTTGCCTTCTGTATTCCTGCTCGGCAAATGCAATTCTGCTTTTTACCGTGAGATATTGCTCTTGTAGTTGGATATATTCAGGATTGCTTATCGATGCGATGACCTGTCCTTTTTTTACAAAGTCCCCAATCTGAACATTTAATGTCTTAATAATTCCACCATACATCGAAGTGATAGTCGCTTTATTATTATTTGGAACCCGTAATGTACCATTTGCTTTAATCGTGGAAGTCAGTTCTTTTAATTCAATTTTTCCTAAAGTTACACCCACGCTTTTTATTTGCTCATCGGTAAGACTTGCAATCGTTTGAGGAGCTTCTTCGCCGTGTTCTTCGGTTTGTTCCGTCTTAATTTCTCCTTCAGGTTCTGAAGTTGTTTCTTTTTTCCCGCAGCTTACGAGGAAAATAAAAGTAAGGGTGATATAGATGATATTTCGTTTCATTTTATTTGTTGATTAAAGAATTAATGATGATTACAGACTGATTGACCTGTTGTATAGACTCTAGGTATTTCAGCTGAATATTGGTGGCCGTCTGCAAAGCAAATAAATATTCAACGTAAGAGATTTCTCCGGTTTTATAACCGAGTTGCCCTGCCTTAACGATTTTTTCAGCATTCGGTAAAGCCTGGTCAACGTAATATTGATATTGCTGAATGTCTTGCTGATATTGGTTTAATGCATTTTCCAACTGAGCGGTCAACTGTTTTTGCTGTTGTTTGGCATTCGATTCTGCTATTTGTTTTTGATATTCCAAAGACTGAATTCGTGCTTTGGTTGCCCCAAAAGTCAACGGAATCGCAACTCCGATGCTTGCAACACTGAAACGATTTCCTGCATTATAATATTTTTCCTGACCATTCAACGTATGAAAACCTATAATCGACTGATTAGTATAACCTAAAGTAAATTCAGGCAAACCTTGTGATTTTTCAACATTTTTATTCTTATCGGCAATTTCCATTTCCTGATAAAAAGCTTTTACCGTTGGATGATTGGCAATAGCTGTGCTGTCCAGAACATATTCTGCTTTCAAAGGCACATAATTTTTATTGAAAAGAATCTCAATATTATCATCCGTATTCAGAAGGGTTTTCAGGTTTTTGTAGGCATTATTAAGATAGATTTTATTCTGATTTAATAATAAATTGATTTCTCCTTTCTGTGTTTCCGCGGTGCTTATTTCTATTTTTTTGATGTCTCCTGCATTAAATCTTACGGTTGCAATCCTGATAAAATCCTGATAAAGACTATCCAGTTTCAACAGTTTGTTTTGGTTATAATGCAGATATTCAATTTGATAAAAATAAGTTCTCACCTGTTTTTCAAGCTCATTAACTGTAATTTCTTTGTTAATTTGTTTTCCTTTTATTTCCTGAGCAATCAATTCTTTTCTCGCTTTAAATAAAGTGGGAAACGGAATACTTTGCGAAATGGAAAACGACTGATCAAATTTCGGACTGTTGTATTGTCCCAATTGTGCATTAAAACTCAATTTAGGAAGTTCATTTGCCGTTGGTTTCAGGCTTTCAGAAACTTTAACATCCAAGTCTTTAGATTTTATTGAATAGTTATTATTCAGCGCTATTTCTGTCGCTTCTTCTACCGACAGAGTCTTTGTTGTTTGAGCTTTCATTGTCTGTCCAAACAATAAAAAACCTAAAATAATCACCGTCGATAATGGTTTCATTTTGATATTCTTTATTTTGAGTTTTGTGCTGAAAATAATGTAAAGCATTGGTAAAACGAATAATGTAAGGAAAGTTGCCGTTATCAATCCGCCAATCACAACGGTTGCCAAAGGTTTCTGAACTTCTGCACCTGCTCCAGTGGAAATTGCCATCGGAAGAAATCCTAAAGACGCAACCGCTGCTGTCATCAAAACCGGACGAAGCCTAGTTTTAGTTCCTTCAAAAACACGTTTCAGAATATCAGTTTCACCATCTTTTTCCAGTTGATTAAATGTTCCAATCAAAACAATTCCGTTTAAAACTGCAACTCCAAACAAAGCAATAAAACCAATTCCTGCACTGATGCTGAACGGCATATCCCGAATAATCAATGCGAAAACGCCACCAATCGCACTCATCGGAATTGCTGTAAAAATCAGGGCGGCTTGTTTTAAAGATTTAAATGTAAAATAAAGCAACATAAAAATCAATAAAAGAGAAACCGGAACAGCAATCATTAATCGTTTACTTGCAGCCTGCAAATTTTCAAATTGCCCGCCATAAGTGAAGTAATAACCAGAAGGAAGCTTTACTTTATCATCCAGTTTTGCCTGAATATCTTTCACCACACTTTCCACATCACGGTCTTTCACATTAAAACCGATTACAATTCTACGTTTTCCTTCTTCACGACTTATCTGCGCCGGACCAAGTTTATAACTGATATTGGCTACCTGCGAAAGCGGAATCTGATTTCCTGAATTGGTGGAAATCATCAGATTATTCACATCGTCAATATTGGTTCTGTGAAGGCTGTCTAAACGTACAACCAAATCAAAACGTCTCTCATTTTCAAAAACCAAACCTGCACTTTTTCCTGCAAAAGCGGTACTTAGTGTATTATTCACGTCTTCAATATTCAATCCGTAGTTCGCCATTCTTGTTCTGTCGTATTCTACGTTGATTTGCGGAAGTCCGCTAACGCGTTCAATTTGAGGTTGAGTTACACCATC
Coding sequences within it:
- a CDS encoding helix-turn-helix domain-containing protein → MSKVVNFETVDDYNQFNNHETLHPLVSIIDFSKAHPRTGSKMNFNLYCIFLKDVKCGDLKYGRATYDYQQGTLVFVSPGQILEVENKTDLYQPTGHGIAFHPDLIKGTSLAKAISEYHFFSYNTNEALHLSAKERQLILDLFGIIDNELKQSVDKHSKKLITSNIELFFNYCERFYDRQFITRENVNKGLLEKFEHLLNTYFSSDKPYSVGLPSVAYCADQLHLSANYFGDLIKKETGKTAQEYIQNKIIDVAKERVFNIDQSISQIAYELGFKYPQHFIRLFKQRTGVTPNEFRNLN
- a CDS encoding efflux RND transporter periplasmic adaptor subunit produces the protein MKRNIIYITLTFIFLVSCGKKETTSEPEGEIKTEQTEEHGEEAPQTIASLTDEQIKSVGVTLGKIELKELTSTIKANGTLRVPNNNKATITSMYGGIIKTLNVQIGDFVKKGQVIASISNPEYIQLQEQYLTVKSRIAFAEQEYRRQKELFDNDAGAKKNLQSSDAELKTLRTQKSSLQRQLQIMGINPANVNNGNLRSGLVITSPISGTVSNISAQIGSYIDISSPVADVIDNGSLHLDLQVFEKDLPKMKVGQIVHFKLTNNPETEYDAKIFSIGSSFENESKTISVHCSVTGNKAGLIDGMNITGIVSLDKSTTPAVPNEAIVEADSKYYIFIKTNKKPEEHAEEKGEHAHEEKTNQKESKTVNFEKIEVVKGSSDMGYTAITTVNEIPAEASVVTKGAFFVNAKLSNSGDHAH
- a CDS encoding aldo/keto reductase — its product is MYNITLNNGLQMPVLGFGVFQIPDPKECEQAVLDAIETGYRSIDTAASYLNEEAVGKAIKNSGIPREDLFITTKLWVQDAGYENTLKAFEKSLKNLQLDYLDLYLIHQPYGDVFGSWRAMQELYFQGKIRAIGVANFHPDRIADLIANSGFVPAINQIETHPFHQQIETQKFLEENKVQIESWGPFAEGKNNIFQNELLSEIAHKYNKTVAQVILRWLVQRNVIAIPKSVRKERMAENFNIFDFELTKEDILTIQALDTNASLFFDHRDPNMVKWLSERKLDV
- a CDS encoding CusA/CzcA family heavy metal efflux RND transporter gives rise to the protein MLDKIIKFSIKNKIVVGIMTLLLIIWGVWSATRLPIDAVPDITNNQVQIITVCPTLAGQEVEQLVTFPIEQSIANIPDIEETRSISRFGLSVITVVFKEDVDVYFARQLISEKLKEAAEEIPKGIGTPELAPVSTGLGEVYQYILHPKKGSENKYSSQELRTMQDWIVRRQLNGTPGIAEVNSFGGELKQYEVAIDPNRLKAMGVSVTDIFTSLEKNNQNTGGAYIDKKPNAYFIRGIGVVASLEDIKNIAVKNNTGSVPIFIKDVADVRLGSAVRYGAMTFDGKVDAVGGIVMMLKGANSNEVVNLVKEKIPTIQKSLPKDVVIEPFLDRTDLVGRAINTVEKNLIEGALIVIFVLVLFLGNFRAGLIVASAIPLALLFALGMMNVFGVSANLMSLGAIDFGLIVDGAVIIVEATLHHLGLRKSTQKLTQAEMDEEVFLSASKIRNSAAFGEIIILIVYIPILTLVGVEGKMFTPMAKTVGFAILGALILSLTYIPMMSALFLSKKPSTKENFSDKMMRRLQNIYQPLLQKVLRLKYVLVSATVALFAVSIFIFSRMGGEFIPQLQEGDFAFHCILPQGSSLTQSVETSMQASRIIKQFDEVKMVVGKTGSAEVPTDPMPPEATDMIIVLKPQKEWKTKKSYDELADEISEKLENIPGVFFEKNQPIQMRFNELMTGIRQDVAVKIFGENLDSLAIYANKVNNVIQSVDGVTQPQIERVSGLPQINVEYDRTRMANYGLNIEDVNNTLSTAFAGKSAGLVFENERRFDLVVRLDSLHRTNIDDVNNLMISTNSGNQIPLSQVANISYKLGPAQISREEGKRRIVIGFNVKDRDVESVVKDIQAKLDDKVKLPSGYYFTYGGQFENLQAASKRLMIAVPVSLLLIFMLLYFTFKSLKQAALIFTAIPMSAIGGVFALIIRDMPFSISAGIGFIALFGVAVLNGIVLIGTFNQLEKDGETDILKRVFEGTKTRLRPVLMTAAVASLGFLPMAISTGAGAEVQKPLATVVIGGLITATFLTLFVLPMLYIIFSTKLKIKNIKMKPLSTVIILGFLLFGQTMKAQTTKTLSVEEATEIALNNNYSIKSKDLDVKVSESLKPTANELPKLSFNAQLGQYNSPKFDQSFSISQSIPFPTLFKARKELIAQEIKGKQINKEITVNELEKQVRTYFYQIEYLHYNQNKLLKLDSLYQDFIRIATVRFNAGDIKKIEISTAETQKGEINLLLNQNKIYLNNAYKNLKTLLNTDDNIEILFNKNYVPLKAEYVLDSTAIANHPTVKAFYQEMEIADKNKNVEKSQGLPEFTLGYTNQSIIGFHTLNGQEKYYNAGNRFSVASIGVAIPLTFGATKARIQSLEYQKQIAESNAKQQQKQLTAQLENALNQYQQDIQQYQYYVDQALPNAEKIVKAGQLGYKTGEISYVEYLFALQTATNIQLKYLESIQQVNQSVIIINSLINK